In Oryza glaberrima chromosome 8, OglaRS2, whole genome shotgun sequence, the following are encoded in one genomic region:
- the LOC127783011 gene encoding F-box/FBD/LRR-repeat protein At5g22660-like isoform X1: MEGSSSNNMAGQSLNWRTQISQEARNTIIEMTMEKLLEEFPVDFPGRMKMIQDNATNEEDKTYMVATSKADYVLRIALQMVNSKSKRNSNPLLPQDSSTPINLQQQHRVAGHNNGLVIMQPHHKQASDGMVMTKDGKITSVSDAGHMLDQGSSINTRNGSIDRISNLPNELLYAIMSTLPALELVYTGMLSTRWRHLWTSSAYLNIDVNQFGRHRGQKFCNFVNRMLRQRGSSLLDALRLHSADTRDASSWITYAIKRSSKVVEFSEDIDCEPFKLDYGVVDFTSICLKFLVLNNVCIDANVFYPINSSCPALENLELRDCSLEVPEISSGSLLHLDIDNCCLFEDLLISSSSLMSLCIKNPQHRAPMIMTLPCLEVAIVILDEFFHSTDDLADMDEGEEQDGEEINHGIVSGLTKARSIELIAPLREDKFEMEIWTSPMFDNLISLTLGEWCMSNEFSPLLHFLWYSPLLEDLTLKLNMEVCEYCLQEPPTAPPLVKEFTADYLKKITIYFWLGDERVSKLLTLLAPICKSLEDIKLIPSTPPGVRAFVSRVQRIIK, translated from the exons GATGGAAAAGCTTCTGGAGGAATTTCCAGTAGATTTTCCTGGAAGAATGAAAATGATTCAGGATAATGCTACTAATGAAGAGGACAAAACTTACATGGTTGCTACCAGCAAG GCAGACTATGTGTTGAGGATTGCACTGCAAATGGTTAACTCCAAAAGCAAAAGGAACTCTAATCCACTACTTCCACAAGACTCTAGCACTCCTATCAATCTGCAACAGCAGCATAGGGTTGCAGGTCACAACAATGGGCTTGTAATAATGCAACCACATCATAAACAAGCTTCAGATGGCATGGTTATGACAAAAGATG gaaaaatcactTCTGTATCAGATGCAGGCCACATGTTGGATCAAGGAAGCTCGATAAATACGAGGAATGGGAGCATCGACAGAATCAGCAATCTTCCTAATGAATTGCTATACGCCATAATGTCCACCTTACCAGCTTTGGAGCTTGTGTACACAGGCATGTTATCCACACGATGGAGACATCTTTGGACCTCATCAGCATACCTGAACATTGATGTAAATCAGTTTGGAAGGCATAGAGGCCAGAAGTTCTGCAACTTTGTCAACCGAATGTTGCGCCAACGTGGCTCTTCTTTGTTGGATGCTTTGCGCCTCCACTCTGCAGATACAAGAGATGCTAGCTCTTGGATAACATATGCTATTAAGAGAAGCAGTAAAGTGGTTGAGTTTTCTGAAGATATAGATTGTGAACCTTTCAAGTTGGACTATGGGGTTGTGGACTTCACTTCTATATGCCTGAAATTTTTGGTCCTTAACAATGTTTGTATAGATGCCAATGTCTTCTATCCCATCAACTCTTCATGCCCAGCACTAGAAAATTTGGAGCTCAGGGACTGCTCTTTGGAGGTCCCTGAAATCTCATCTGGTTCTTTGTTGCACCTAGATATCGATAATTGTTGTCTATTTGAAGATCTTCTCATATCTAGTTCAAGTTTAATGTCTTTGTGCATAAAGAACCCTCAACACAGAGCTCCTATGATCATGACATTGCCATGCCTGGAGGTGGCAATAGTTATACTTGATGAGTTTTTTCATTCTACTGATGATTTAGCGGACATGGACGAGGGGGAAGAACAAGATGGGGAAGAGATCAACCATGGTATAGTTAGTGGCCTTACAAAGGCAAGAAGCATCGAGTTGATTGCTCCCCTAAGAGAG GATAAATTTGAAATGGAAATTTGGACAAGCCCAATGTTTGACAACTTAATAAGCCTGACTCTTGGTGAATGGTGCATGTCCAATGAATTCTCTCCCTTACTCCACTTCCTTTGGTACTCACCATTGCTAGAGGATCTCACTTTGAAGCTCAATATG GAAGTGTGCGAATATTGCCTCCAAGAGCCACCCACGGCACCCCCGCTGGTTAAAGAATTTACCGCTGATTACCTTAAGAAGATCACAATCTATTTTTGGTTAGGTGATGAAAGGGTTAGTAAATTACTCACGTTGTTGGCTCCAATCTGCAAATCCCTTGAGGATATTAAGCTCATACCATCAACACCACCTGGGGTTAGAGCATTCGTATCAAGGGTGCAAAGAATTATAAAGTGA
- the LOC127783011 gene encoding F-box/FBD/LRR-repeat protein At5g22660-like isoform X2, with protein sequence MEGSSSNNMAGQSLNWRTQISQEARNTIIEMTMEKLLEEFPVDFPGRMKMIQDNATNEEDKTYMVATSKADYVLRIALQMVNSKSKRNSNPLLPQDSSTPINLQQQHRVAGHNNGLVIMQPHHKQASDGMVMTKDDAGHMLDQGSSINTRNGSIDRISNLPNELLYAIMSTLPALELVYTGMLSTRWRHLWTSSAYLNIDVNQFGRHRGQKFCNFVNRMLRQRGSSLLDALRLHSADTRDASSWITYAIKRSSKVVEFSEDIDCEPFKLDYGVVDFTSICLKFLVLNNVCIDANVFYPINSSCPALENLELRDCSLEVPEISSGSLLHLDIDNCCLFEDLLISSSSLMSLCIKNPQHRAPMIMTLPCLEVAIVILDEFFHSTDDLADMDEGEEQDGEEINHGIVSGLTKARSIELIAPLREDKFEMEIWTSPMFDNLISLTLGEWCMSNEFSPLLHFLWYSPLLEDLTLKLNMEVCEYCLQEPPTAPPLVKEFTADYLKKITIYFWLGDERVSKLLTLLAPICKSLEDIKLIPSTPPGVRAFVSRVQRIIK encoded by the exons GATGGAAAAGCTTCTGGAGGAATTTCCAGTAGATTTTCCTGGAAGAATGAAAATGATTCAGGATAATGCTACTAATGAAGAGGACAAAACTTACATGGTTGCTACCAGCAAG GCAGACTATGTGTTGAGGATTGCACTGCAAATGGTTAACTCCAAAAGCAAAAGGAACTCTAATCCACTACTTCCACAAGACTCTAGCACTCCTATCAATCTGCAACAGCAGCATAGGGTTGCAGGTCACAACAATGGGCTTGTAATAATGCAACCACATCATAAACAAGCTTCAGATGGCATGGTTATGACAAAAGATG ATGCAGGCCACATGTTGGATCAAGGAAGCTCGATAAATACGAGGAATGGGAGCATCGACAGAATCAGCAATCTTCCTAATGAATTGCTATACGCCATAATGTCCACCTTACCAGCTTTGGAGCTTGTGTACACAGGCATGTTATCCACACGATGGAGACATCTTTGGACCTCATCAGCATACCTGAACATTGATGTAAATCAGTTTGGAAGGCATAGAGGCCAGAAGTTCTGCAACTTTGTCAACCGAATGTTGCGCCAACGTGGCTCTTCTTTGTTGGATGCTTTGCGCCTCCACTCTGCAGATACAAGAGATGCTAGCTCTTGGATAACATATGCTATTAAGAGAAGCAGTAAAGTGGTTGAGTTTTCTGAAGATATAGATTGTGAACCTTTCAAGTTGGACTATGGGGTTGTGGACTTCACTTCTATATGCCTGAAATTTTTGGTCCTTAACAATGTTTGTATAGATGCCAATGTCTTCTATCCCATCAACTCTTCATGCCCAGCACTAGAAAATTTGGAGCTCAGGGACTGCTCTTTGGAGGTCCCTGAAATCTCATCTGGTTCTTTGTTGCACCTAGATATCGATAATTGTTGTCTATTTGAAGATCTTCTCATATCTAGTTCAAGTTTAATGTCTTTGTGCATAAAGAACCCTCAACACAGAGCTCCTATGATCATGACATTGCCATGCCTGGAGGTGGCAATAGTTATACTTGATGAGTTTTTTCATTCTACTGATGATTTAGCGGACATGGACGAGGGGGAAGAACAAGATGGGGAAGAGATCAACCATGGTATAGTTAGTGGCCTTACAAAGGCAAGAAGCATCGAGTTGATTGCTCCCCTAAGAGAG GATAAATTTGAAATGGAAATTTGGACAAGCCCAATGTTTGACAACTTAATAAGCCTGACTCTTGGTGAATGGTGCATGTCCAATGAATTCTCTCCCTTACTCCACTTCCTTTGGTACTCACCATTGCTAGAGGATCTCACTTTGAAGCTCAATATG GAAGTGTGCGAATATTGCCTCCAAGAGCCACCCACGGCACCCCCGCTGGTTAAAGAATTTACCGCTGATTACCTTAAGAAGATCACAATCTATTTTTGGTTAGGTGATGAAAGGGTTAGTAAATTACTCACGTTGTTGGCTCCAATCTGCAAATCCCTTGAGGATATTAAGCTCATACCATCAACACCACCTGGGGTTAGAGCATTCGTATCAAGGGTGCAAAGAATTATAAAGTGA